GAATGTCTCCACAGCAGCAGTATCATGGTGGGCCTCCCGAATATCAGCAGGGTCGGGGTGGTCAGCAATATCAACGAGGAGGGTCACAGTCTCAAAGCCGCGGTGGATATATAGCTGGTCGTGGTTCTGAGGCACCTTCTGTGGTTGAGCCATCTAGGCCACCAGCTCCCGAGCTGCACCAAGCTACCCAGTCTCCATATCAAGCCCCAATGATTTCTGAGCCTATTCCATATGGAATGCCGACCCCTGGAGGCCCTAGCTCCTCTTCCGAGTCACCTGATCCGACTAATTTGGAACTCCCCGAGCAATTTCAGTCTCTTTCTGTCCTGTCTGAACAGCCTACAAGCCAAGAAATGCAGCCAGCTTCTAGCAAGGCCATGCGGTTCCCCCTGAGGCCAGGCAAGGGTAGTTATGGTATCAAGTGTATGGTGAAGGCCAACCACTTCTTCGCTGAGCTTCCAGATAAGGACCTTCACCAATATGATGTGAGTTTTTTGAATTAAGCCACCAGCTACTTGATTTTTTATTCTCCTTTTGGATATGTGAGTTGTTTGTACTTCAATCTATTTCCCTATATAAGTATTTATTTTCCTGTCATAGGTGTCAATTTCACCTGAAGTCACATCCCGCGGTTTTAATCGTGCTGTGATGGAGCAGTTGGTGAAGCTGTATCGGGAATCTCACCTAGGAAAGAGACTTCCCGCATATGATGGAAGAAAGAGTCTTTACACTGCTGGGCCTCTTCCTTTTACTTCGAAGGAGTTCAAAATCACCCTTACTGATGAAGACGATGGTCCAGGCAGTGCCAGGTTTTTTCGTTTTCACTTGATTTGAGTAGATGTGGCCAACGTTTCTTGCATGCAATCTTTTTTCCTTTAAAACCATTGTTTAATAGTCCTCTTTTTTATATTGTTGAAGGCGAGAAAGGTTGTTTACAGTGGTGATCAAGTTTGCTGCACGCGCCGACTTGCATCATTTAGGCATGTTTTTACAGGGAAGGCAAGCCGATGCACCTCAAGAAGCTCTTCAGGTTCTGGACATTGTTCTTCGGGAACTGCCCACCTCTCGGTATTTTTTAATGTTCTTTtctatcataataatttatgtaataatttttactttttatcattCCAATGTGCTGATATTGCTTTGAATTGTAGGTATTCTCCTGTAGGCCGATCTTTCTATTCCCCTGATTTAGGCAGAAGGCAACCTTTGGGTGAAGGGCTAGAAAGCTGGCGTGGTTTCTACCAAAGTATTCGTCCCACTCAGATGGGACTGTCACTTAATATAGGTGAGCAAGTTTATTATTCGGTATGAGAAATTGTACCTTTTCAATTGTATTTTGGGAAGACCGATTCTCTAATAAATTTAACAATGAGTTATCCTTCtcgaataaaatttatttttggtgcatgatttttaaattcTCATACCTTAAAATGTGTTTATTAACTACAAAGATTACCTTTGATTGCGCAGATATGTCATCAACTGCTTTTATTGAACCACTACCAGTGATAGATTTTGTCACCCAGCTTCTGAACATGGACGTTTATGCTAGACCATTGTCGGACTCTGACCGTGTGAAGGTTTTCTCTTGCACCTCCTTTTGCTACTTGGTTGTATATGTTACCCTAACATCTTTGCTGCTTTGGTGTTGATACCCCCCCTTCTGTATTAATGGTAAGATTAAGAAATTAAGTTCACTTAtaactttaaatttaaaatctacgTATGAGATATGACTGCCTTTGTAACATTCTTGCGAGAAAACAAATTAACTGAATTACGATACCTAACCTCAACACGGCTAGATCATAGAGTCCTGGATTATTCAACCATACGTATCCCGTTATTAGAGTACTAAATGGAATTTATTGGGATCATTGTCCTATTGTGCGGAATTCTCTTTTTCCATTTTAAGATTTTGCCACTTGAAGTTTATGCTCATGCCATCTTCTTTCTTTGAATCCATGAATTTTTGTGGTAATACCTAAATACCAAGTGCTTGACCTGTGGTTAATGATTTTGACTGCCATGGATCAGCAACAATTTCGTTCATATTCcgatttacatgtttattattattttctttattaaCTAACACCTCACCACTCTCAAGAACCAACTTGGGTCTTTAAAATCTTGTGCATGTTTCATGGGGTGGTGTAAATCTTACTGTGTCCTATGTGTTATCAATAATTGTTACAGATAAAGAAAGCACTAAGAGGAGTAAAGGTGGAAGTCACTCATCGAGGAAATATGCGCAGGAAGTACCGCATCTCTGGGTTGACATCACAAGCTACACGGGAACTAACGTAAGGATCTTATTTTAATGTGTAACtgtttgaattttaaatatttgaatctCTGCTCGGGGCTGCAGCCAGTCTATTTTTGAACTTTTGGGTTCATTAGTTTTGTATAGCCTTTAGCTTATGAGTTATGGCTTACGATGGTATTTGGATCCTGTCTTAAAGTGTTTTATGAATTCCCCATATATTGGAAGTGTTGTTTCGTATGATACTCGGTGCTACCTTCGTATGACTTTGGTTCTTGCTTTGTGTCATCTTATTAGATTTTGTTTGAACTATGACTTTGGTTGTATTAGATTTCCGGTTGATGAAAATGGTACGCTGAAATCCGTGGTTCAATACTTTCAAGAGACTTATGGATTTGTCATTCAGCATACTCAGTGGCCTTGTCTACAAGTTGGAAATACTCAGAGGCCTAATTATTTGCCAATGGAGGTTAGATAACTGTCCCTTTCAATTAGCCGATTTCTTTATTATATCATTTCATTGGAGTACTACAATTGTTGATTGACCAGGTGTGTAAGATTGTAGAAGGCCAGCGATATTCTAAGAGGTTGAATGAGAGACAGATTACTGCACTGCTCAAAGTGACGTGCCAGCGTCCCCAGGAGAGGGAGTCTGACATACTTCGGGTTGGTCTTGGGGCAACACTTCTCTAATGTGTTCGTTTTTTTTGTATTGTGTTGTACCTATTGTGCATGTTGCATTTTTTCCTCCCcccttttatttattgattacGCAATTTTGGTTTTTGGATAATTTGACGTGAAACGAGGAACTTTGGCACTTCctgttttatatttatctttgTAATATTGCCTATATTAGTTTTTCAATCTTGCTGTTAATAATTCTTGCATGTAATTGTGGCCCTTTTCTCCGTCTTCTGTCAGACTGTACATCATAATGCATATGCTGAAGACCCTTATGCTAAGGAGTTTGGGATTAAAATAAGTGAAAAGCTGGCTCAGGTTGAAGCTCGTGTTTTGCCTGCTCCCTGGGTTAGTAAAATATTTTGAGCTTGTATTTTTGATTGTTTTGGTTGTTGGTGTCATGTATTTGCTTCGTCACTTTTACAGCTCAAATATCATGATTCGGGTCGGGAGAAGGATTGTCTGCCTGAGGTTGGGCAGTGGAACATGATGAATAAGGTAATTGCTGGCCAAAAATCAGGGACAGAACTAGGACCTAAGTGTTTGGTTTAGAATAGCTTTATCATATGCGAATTTTTGCACGCCGCATTAAAGTTTACCAGAGTTCTTGACGAGATCTAGCATTCCTGTATAAGTTTCAAAATTAGCTCATATTTTTATgtcttaaaattttcttttcaatgaGATTGAGCGATGATTCATGTTAGCCAATCTTTCTTACACTATAAAAAACGTTTTCCGGAAGTGTAATGTTTGTAGAATGAAACTAAGCAAGATTTACCAGTGAATATATCAGAAAGGCATCCTCCCAattgaggaaaaaagaaaatatgtaTAGTATTTTTTCGTATCTAATTAGATGGTTGatgttgaattttatttagGCTATATTATCTTAATCAACATTTTAAATCCTGAACATTTTCTCGAGGAATGCAAAATGTAATGCATAGCGTACAGTTTGCACATGGCACAAATTTGCAAGGGCGTTTTCCCAAAAAATCGTCTTCCAAATGTTAAGAGTAAgatattctttttctttctgGTCTTAAAACAAGTAAAGCGGGGATATGTGCTTTTGGCCTGGATAATATTAGTTACAGTGGTTTATTTTGTACAATATACTTTATGTTGCATGTCTATCATCTTTGCCCATGGTATTCCCGTGTTTTGACTGGACATGTATTTCATCAAAGACTGCCttcatattttgttttgattgaGTCACACTTGGCAACTGTTTTGCTTTGTGCAGAGGATGGTGAATGGTGGCACTGTTAACAATTGGATTGGTATCAACTTTGCTCGCGGTATAAAAGACACAACGGCTCATAGTTTCTGTCACGAGCTTGCTCAAATGTGCAGCGTTTCTGGAATGGTAAAGATGGATCTTATGACATTGTTGTCCATTGTATGGTTGAAACCTGTGTAAcataatattttgtgttgaaggCTTTCAATCCTGAACCTGTCTTGCCAGTTATTACTGGTCGTCCTGATCAGGTGGAAAGAGTTTTAAAAACTAGGTTTCATGATGTCATGACAAAACTGCTGCCCCATGGGAAGGAACTTGACTTGCTAATTGTTATATTACCAGACAATAATGGTTCTCTTTATGGTAAGAGGTTACAAGTCTCAAACTCGTAGGCCCCACTTTTTTTCAGGAAGTATTATGTATCTGGGCTTTtgcttgatttttatttttctccaGGTGACCTGAAGCGGATATGCGAAACAGAACTTGGTATTGTTTCTCAATGCTGTTTGCAGAAGCATGTCTACAAGATGAGTAAACAGTACCTTGCCAACGTGTCTCTGAAGATAAATGTCAAGGTTGGAGGGAGAAACACTGTATTGCGCGACGCAATTTCTAGACGTATACCCCTTGTCAGTGATTGTCCTACAATCATATTTGGCGCCGACGTTACTCATCCCCATCCAGGAGAGGATTCTAGCCCATCAATTGCGGCTGTAAGACACCCTATTCTTGATTTGAGATTATTATTTGTATCTCTATTTGGAAATTTGACTTGTTAAGCAATATATGTTTACTGGAACTTCTTTTCAGGTTGTTGCTTCCCAGGATTGGCCAGAAGTCACCAAATATGCTGGTTTGGTTTGTGCGCAAGCACATAGGCAAGAGCTTATTCAGGATTTGTATAAAACCTGGCAGGATCCTGCCAAAGGGGTTATGCATGGTGGCATGATAAGGTTTAACTTCTGTCGTTCACTTGTGAACTTGTCTATCTTACGTACCAGTTGTGATTATTTATGGGCTTATCTTATTTAATATAGGGAACTGCTCATCTCTTTCCGCAAAGCGACTGGACAGAAACCACAGCGGATCATTTTCTATAGGTAAGAGGAAAATTTTCCATGTCAGATGATTGTTAGATATCTCTCCTCTTTGTTTCCTCTATCCTTTCTTCTCTTATGAGGTTGCCTTGTCACAGGGATGGTGTCAGCGAAGGGCAGTTCTATCAAGTCTTGCTTCATGAGCTTGATGCAATCCGCAAGGTTAGCTATTTCTTTGGTATTTGGGTATTATTTAGGAGAGCTTATATGGTTTGTGAATTGAATCTTATATTTGTTTTGTATTTAATCAGGCATGTGCATCTTTGGAGCCAAACTATCAGCCGACGGTCACCTTTGTTGTGGTCCAGAAGCGGCATCATACCAGGTTGTTTGCCCATAACCACAATGACAGACAGGCAGTTGATCGGAGCGGAAACATACTCCCTGGTATAGAATGTTGACAGCTAAAATTCTATTTTGATTGACCATTAAAAGGTTCGTTTTCTTAGTTGAATTATGTATTTGATTCGCACAGGTACTGTTGTTGACTCAAAGATCTGCCACCCCACTGAGTTTGACTTCTACCTTTGTAGCCATGCAGGGATACAGGTAAATTTAAACTTCCACTTAATTTATAAGTTATTGCCTCTATTATGCATTTCTTGTATGAATAATTCTACTTGCAGGGTACTAGTCGCCCAGCTCATTACCACGTGCTGTGGGATGAAAACAAGTTTACTGCTGATGGTCTTCAGTCTCTCACTAATAACCTTTGTTATACGTAAGTACTGTCACTACCTATATTGAGAATCTTGTGGTTTTGATGTTTATACTTGTCATGATTATGTTTTTACAGGTATGCAAGATGCACACGCTCTGTTTCAATAGGTAAGCATCCCCCTTTCTGTGCACGTGTTTCCTTAGTACTGCATTGCATATTAGTTTGTTGAAATCTTTGCGTGATGCTAAAGAAAGTTCACATGCTATCTGGCAGTGCCTCCTGCGTACTACGCACATCTTGCTGCTTTTCGGGCTCGTTTCTATATGGAGCCAGAAACATCGGATAGCGGCTCTATGACTAGTGGTATGGCCGCCAGTCGTGGTGGTGCTAGTACAAGTGGTGGTGCAAGGAGTACAAGGGTTCCAGGGGGCAACGCTGCAGTGAGACCTCTGCCACAGCTTAGAGAGAATGTGAAAAGGGTTATGTTCTATTGTTGATAGGCTTGGCTGACTTATAAAGATTTCTTCGTTGGACATGATTTTATTTGTGTTTTGTGAATTGAATGCTGCTGTGTGGATGGAGAAATCGGTTATGTCGAAGCTCTCATGCGTGTGCTACCTCTGTTTGCTTATATTATGTTTTCATGTAACGTAACTTTATTAATGACTACATCGGCTATCTTATGGTTGGTTGATATTGTGTTCATGAAGCTTGGATTTATGTTAGTTTTCttgtaatttaataatttgaataAGTTCAATACAGAACATGCCTGAGTCGATTTGATTAATTTGATACTAAGGTTTGTATTTTGGATACAAAGTCAGATTTAGGTGTCTAATTAAACTGTTAAAAATTTATAACCAAATATAGATTTTTGATTTGGTTTTATTTGGCTTACTTAAGTTTTTAAAGTAAGTTTTGTTTTTAACGAAGTCgatatataaatttgtatatttataaaatcggttttgcttgaatttttttattaaattttgaatcaattTTGTTTCTCTTTTCAGATTTCAAACTGATTTTATTTGGTTCAATTCGATACCCTTTCTACTCGTCAGTACTATTTCATTTTGAACTTTATGACGTCTTACAAATGACGAGCTCCTTTTGTATTGGATCACTCCATAAATGGATTACAAATTTAAATTACAAAGAAACTAAAAGATTACGTTCGTATAAAAAACATGGAGAACATGGGAAAATAGATTATCCCAAGCCCCCCCCCACAGCAACGATGTCACGGGTTTAATTAGACACATATTTGTgctcaaagaaaaatgtttgATCATGGACGGGAGATTCATATGATATATACTCGAAAGGTTTCATTTTAGCAATATGAAGCAATTATTTTACAGAAGCATCCAAGattcaaatttcattttctctGATTCTTGGAATGAAATCTAAGAACCACATAGAAAAAGAGCCTATAAAGAACTCCCCAAGCCAACAAGATGCCTATGTCAATCCATATACTCTCAATCTTGTGGATATCCATTGTGAACAACACATCTTCACCAATCAATTTGCAGTCTTCTTGCAATGTTTCAGATGTTGTGTTATGCAATCTACTGATCTTCAGATCTCCCAAGGGACCGGGCGACAACTCCTGCTCGTTACCCTTGTAACAATTCGAGCTCTTGAATTCATTTATTAACAATGCCTCAAAAGGGTATTTGATTGCGGAGATATAATGCAGCCATTGCCAATATTTCGGAATTTGGGATGGTTTCAAGAAAAATCCACAAGTCAAGAAGAAGAGAGCTGTTGTAGCAATCACTACTGCATAACCAGTGATGTAACTTGGAACCAGTGCACTCACCAGCATCACGTAAGCATTGGTGGTTATTAGAGAAGCATAGAGAATCAACCAAAAGTAGATTATACTACTTCGGAGACGTAGTATGGATCGAGTTATTCCTGCAAATGTGAGGCCTTGAATTGCGAAAAACGGGAGGTAGACGATGAGGGATGAGATGACATAAGATGAAGCACGGTACGAGTTATGCGACGTTTCTCGGATGAAGATGAATCTTTCTTGGATGAAAGTTGGGACAGCATCATTGGAAGAAAAAAAGACGAGGCAGATGGAGAAGATGTAGAAATTCAGGAGACGTTTGATTGTTTTGAAGTCGTAGTTGTGGAGATTCTTGAAGAGGGACGATAGAACAAGAGCCATTACGGTCAAGACGATCTCTCTTGATAGGAAAAGCTCCGGGGTTCGAATCACATTGAGTGCAGTACGCCAGGAAAGGACCATAACCTCCCGGAGCCAAGGGTTGGCAAATTTCTGCATGTTCTCCGGTTCGTCAAGAACCTCCTCTGCAATGTCAAGTTCTTCATAAGAAGTGGGGAGTGAATTAGGTCCTTGGGTGGAGGCCACTGGGGCCTTTGTTTTAGTAAGATGATGATTGGAAATATAACTTCTTGAACTGGACATCGGTGTCATTGCTGGAGTTTGTCGTGGTGTTCGTGCTGGAGTCCAGGTTGGGGGACGTTGTGGTGTACCCCTAACACCCTGGTAGAGCCAAACTGGCAAGTCTTTATAGAAATGAGAAGCTAACCGAGGATTGCCAGCTCCGCTATGAATGCTCATTGGCGTACGAAGATTCTTGCTGCTTCTTTCAAGGGAATTGTCaaattcatcatcatcatcagtgTAATTGAATTTTGCAGAGTTTGCTTGAGGTGTCATGTTTCCACTCGAAAACTGGTTGCTATGTAGGCTCAAGTGCTTACTCCAGGGGCTCCTCACATGGGGTGTGAGGGGGAGTTTAGGCTTTTTTGGTGGTTTTTGAATAGGAGTTTTTGCAACTTCATCTGGTTTGATGCCATCGCGTTGATAGAGAATGAGTGGATCGAGTCCAATAGTCGATTCATCGTACTCTTTGATTACATCGAGGAGGTATTCTAGGCTGTTCTCACCATCCGGAACAGGCCTCGAAAATCCAGTAAGGTATGAAGACAGAGCAGTTGGACTTCCTGTATACATCAGTCTACCCCTGTAGTCCGATTCGTTATAAATATTTGCAAAATCTTGGATGATACAAAACAACCAGTAGTAAATAATACGTACTTTGCAAGGACAGTGATACGGTCCAGGAGCATTTGGATCCGGGAAGAAGGTTGATGGATAGTCAAAAGAACCATGCTTCCCCCTCGGGCGATGTCCCTCACCTTTTCGATTACACTAAAAGCACTTGTAGAATCGAGACCTGAGGTTGGCTCATCAAGAAACAGCAGTGGTGGTTTGTGGATTATGTCGATACCAATTGACACCCTCCTCTTCTCTCCACCAGAGACCCCTCGAGTCGCATCGTTGCCGATGTACGTATGACATACACTCTGAAAGAAGGTATTTTTTCACAAAACTTGGAAAGAAATTAAAAACTGGGATGAAGAGAAGACGGTGAAAGATTTACTGTCAAACCGAGTTGATCGAGCAGCTCGACAACACGTTTCTTCTTTTCATTAGTGGATATCGAAGGTGGAAGCCTCACTTCCGCTGCAAACATGAATGTCTCGAAAACCGTCAGCATGGGGAAGAGTTGATCATCTTGCATGGTATAAGAAGAAATCATCTTCATATAGCTTGTTGTCACCTGCAAAATGGATCATTCTTTCTGAGTTTTTAATGGACCTGAAATTCGTCCGTAGCTCATTCTTTTCAACATTCAGAGAAATATTCGTTCATAAACTTACCTGTTTACCATCTATCCTGACAGATCCTTCAAGACTTCCCTGAGCAATACGGCCGGCTAAAGCATCAAGTAGCGTTGATTTTCCAGCTCCACTTGGCCCTAAGATAGCTAAGATTTCACCTCTGATTGCCTGCCCCGAAATGTCATTGAGAAGATAAGCTTCTTTTGCAATCCAAACACCatctttctttattttcttcGTGACGGAGTAAGACAAGTTCTTGAACTCAAGGCCATGTCCCGGTATGAGCTTTCGAGTAGGCTGCTTTACTACGTTTTTGTTTCCCCCCTGTGAGGTTTTATCCAAGTCTAGCAAGCACTCAAGGCTCCGGTTCGTGTCTTTACGAGCAAATCTTGCcatcctttttatttttatttttatcaagaaAATCACTCCTAAGTACTCTTATTTGTTGGCTGAGCCAACTCACTCTTTAGAACTGAAATTTGCAAGTGATGTTATATATTAAGGGAAAAAGAAGAACTTGGAATGTTGCCGAATTGttatcaaacaaaaaaatataattaagaaCCAAAAAGATGCACAGGTAGCAAGGCCGTAAGTTAGGAATTGCCGTTTGTAAGCTTAGATGTTTCAGAATTGAATTGTTGGATTGTCCGTTTGTAAGCTTAGATGTTTCAGAATTGAATCGTTGGATTGTGTAATAAAAAGACAGGCACTTTGTCTTTTGTTACTTTGTACCATAAAGAGTTTCTTGTTCCACTAGAATGTTAGAAAACAATGCCAGTTATACttcttttacaaaaaattacatCAATAATCAAGCTTAAGTTGAAAATTTCACAAATCTTCAGACATGTTATGTGGCAGTTTAGTGAGGGCTAAGTATAcaatgaaaaaatttataaattttggatTTGAGTTTTGTAATTTGTCAAACTTTGgttttcatataaacatatgatatattgtttatttaacATCGATTTTTTCCTGCGTGACTCATATGACtcgaataaattatatattatatatattgaaattcaTCTAAGAAATAATAAAGTGAAACAATAAAGCAAAAAATGACAcccgatattttaaaatatgaggAAAAAATcttgtcatttttttaattgttgtttaggta
This window of the Primulina huaijiensis isolate GDHJ02 chromosome 3, ASM1229523v2, whole genome shotgun sequence genome carries:
- the LOC140972920 gene encoding protein argonaute 1A-like yields the protein MVRKRRTDLPGAGETSEPRESGEGRGAVQRPPAQHPIQQQGGYQGGGRGFGQPRGGYGGRGSRMSPQQQYHGGPPEYQQGRGGQQYQRGGSQSQSRGGYIAGRGSEAPSVVEPSRPPAPELHQATQSPYQAPMISEPIPYGMPTPGGPSSSSESPDPTNLELPEQFQSLSVLSEQPTSQEMQPASSKAMRFPLRPGKGSYGIKCMVKANHFFAELPDKDLHQYDVSISPEVTSRGFNRAVMEQLVKLYRESHLGKRLPAYDGRKSLYTAGPLPFTSKEFKITLTDEDDGPGSARRERLFTVVIKFAARADLHHLGMFLQGRQADAPQEALQVLDIVLRELPTSRYSPVGRSFYSPDLGRRQPLGEGLESWRGFYQSIRPTQMGLSLNIDMSSTAFIEPLPVIDFVTQLLNMDVYARPLSDSDRVKIKKALRGVKVEVTHRGNMRRKYRISGLTSQATRELTFPVDENGTLKSVVQYFQETYGFVIQHTQWPCLQVGNTQRPNYLPMEVCKIVEGQRYSKRLNERQITALLKVTCQRPQERESDILRTVHHNAYAEDPYAKEFGIKISEKLAQVEARVLPAPWLKYHDSGREKDCLPEVGQWNMMNKRMVNGGTVNNWIGINFARGIKDTTAHSFCHELAQMCSVSGMAFNPEPVLPVITGRPDQVERVLKTRFHDVMTKLLPHGKELDLLIVILPDNNGSLYGDLKRICETELGIVSQCCLQKHVYKMSKQYLANVSLKINVKVGGRNTVLRDAISRRIPLVSDCPTIIFGADVTHPHPGEDSSPSIAAVVASQDWPEVTKYAGLVCAQAHRQELIQDLYKTWQDPAKGVMHGGMIRELLISFRKATGQKPQRIIFYRDGVSEGQFYQVLLHELDAIRKACASLEPNYQPTVTFVVVQKRHHTRLFAHNHNDRQAVDRSGNILPGTVVDSKICHPTEFDFYLCSHAGIQGTSRPAHYHVLWDENKFTADGLQSLTNNLCYTYARCTRSVSIVPPAYYAHLAAFRARFYMEPETSDSGSMTSGMAASRGGASTSGGARSTRVPGGNAAVRPLPQLRENVKRVMFYC
- the LOC140972052 gene encoding ABC transporter G family member STR-like, yielding MARFARKDTNRSLECLLDLDKTSQGGNKNVVKQPTRKLIPGHGLEFKNLSYSVTKKIKKDGVWIAKEAYLLNDISGQAIRGEILAILGPSGAGKSTLLDALAGRIAQGSLEGSVRIDGKQVTTSYMKMISSYTMQDDQLFPMLTVFETFMFAAEVRLPPSISTNEKKKRVVELLDQLGLTSVCHTYIGNDATRGVSGGEKRRVSIGIDIIHKPPLLFLDEPTSGLDSTSAFSVIEKVRDIARGGSMVLLTIHQPSSRIQMLLDRITVLAKGRLMYTGSPTALSSYLTGFSRPVPDGENSLEYLLDVIKEYDESTIGLDPLILYQRDGIKPDEVAKTPIQKPPKKPKLPLTPHVRSPWSKHLSLHSNQFSSGNMTPQANSAKFNYTDDDDEFDNSLERSSKNLRTPMSIHSGAGNPRLASHFYKDLPVWLYQGVRGTPQRPPTWTPARTPRQTPAMTPMSSSRSYISNHHLTKTKAPVASTQGPNSLPTSYEELDIAEEVLDEPENMQKFANPWLREVMVLSWRTALNVIRTPELFLSREIVLTVMALVLSSLFKNLHNYDFKTIKRLLNFYIFSICLVFFSSNDAVPTFIQERFIFIRETSHNSYRASSYVISSLIVYLPFFAIQGLTFAGITRSILRLRSSIIYFWLILYASLITTNAYVMLVSALVPSYITGYAVVIATTALFFLTCGFFLKPSQIPKYWQWLHYISAIKYPFEALLINEFKSSNCYKGNEQELSPGPLGDLKISRLHNTTSETLQEDCKLIGEDVLFTMDIHKIESIWIDIGILLAWGVLYRLFFYVVLRFHSKNQRK